In Janibacter alkaliphilus, the following proteins share a genomic window:
- the hrpA gene encoding ATP-dependent RNA helicase HrpA, whose amino-acid sequence MPEPEPTPATSPGRRSRSRRRGRGRGRGQGGTSGPPAAPVPPPVTRDPVPPERLGYPEQLPVVARKDDIAAALREHQVVVVAGETGSGKTTQLPKIALEIGRGTHGQIGHTQPRRIAARSVAERIAQEMGVETGDLVGYQVRFTDRSSTATAVKVMTDGILLNEMQRDRELRRYDTLIIDEAHERSLNIDFILGYLKQLLPRRPDLKVIITSATIDPERFAAHFADADGRPAPIIEVSGRTYPVEVRYRPLSPDPRDGQDEGDDGDDGRGASGEDAEEVDQTTGICRAVEELWTEPESGGPRDVLVFLSGEREIRDAADALTGMNLPGTEVLPLYARLSSAEQHRVFTSHPGRRIVLATNVAETSLTVPGIRYVIDTGTARISRYSQRTKVQRLPIERISQASAAQRAGRCGRLADGVCIRLYSERDHDSRPEFTDPEILRTSLASVILQMTSLGLGDVSRFPFVEPPDARQVADGVRLLEELHALEDRRLTRTGRSLARLPIDPRLGRMLIEADRLGCTAEVLVIVAGLSIQDPRERPAEKQAQADQQHARFRRPGSDFASWWSLWTYLRERQDELSGSAFRRACTREFLHYLRIREWQDLHAQLRRAAKEQGLDPGRRTSATGAEPDWDTVHRALLTGLLSHVGVRDADRRDYLGARGARFSIQPGSGLFRKQPDVVMAGELVETTRLWARTNAAIDPRWAEEAGAHLVRRSYSEPRWSKKAAAAQATERVTLYGVPLVAGRTVAYGRIDPEVSRDLFIREALVGGDWDTDHEVLARNRRLVRRLSELEERARRRDLLVDEEDIVAFYDARVPAEVVSGRHFDSWWKTARVETPDLLTLTEADLTRDDATAISSEDYPRRWRQGDLDLAVTYQFEPGAAADGVSVHVPVGILNQVDPAGFDWQVPGLRAEVVTAMVRALPKALRRHLVPAPDHAAAAVAELAGTADDLPAGTPLVQALAPVLARRAGVPVGPEDIDLERVPDHLRITFVVEDHKRRVLGQGKDLEVLREQLAGHLQQRMSRAGSDLERSGLTGWDLGTLPETVTQRSGRHTVIGYPTLVDEGDSVALRVVADPAEAEAARRTGVRRLLLLGTTPPWKRVLARLTNAQKLALADNPHGSVPALLEDCLAAAVDDIVAAHVPGTVRDAESFETALAAVRTHVAQRVLTVVGEVEPVLARHAEVQRMLTRVDVPDLRMTVADVRAQVGGLVRPGFVADVGLARLPDLRRYLRAVLVRLERAAEDPRRDARQQEGIDQVEAAYADLLDALPPLRRGADDVTAIGWMIEELRVSLFAQALGTPGPVSAKRVRTAIAAVRDG is encoded by the coding sequence ATGCCTGAGCCCGAGCCGACCCCGGCCACCTCGCCGGGTCGTCGCTCCCGCTCCCGGCGACGCGGGCGCGGGCGAGGGCGCGGCCAGGGCGGGACGAGCGGTCCGCCCGCGGCACCCGTGCCACCCCCCGTGACCCGCGACCCGGTGCCGCCCGAGCGGCTCGGCTACCCCGAGCAGCTGCCCGTCGTCGCCCGCAAGGACGACATCGCCGCGGCGCTGCGCGAGCACCAGGTGGTCGTCGTCGCCGGGGAGACCGGCTCCGGCAAGACCACCCAGCTGCCGAAGATCGCCCTCGAGATCGGTCGCGGCACCCACGGCCAGATCGGGCACACCCAGCCGCGACGGATCGCCGCCCGCAGCGTCGCCGAGCGGATCGCCCAGGAGATGGGCGTCGAGACCGGCGACCTCGTCGGCTACCAGGTGCGCTTCACCGACCGCAGCAGCACCGCCACCGCGGTGAAGGTGATGACCGACGGGATCCTGCTCAACGAGATGCAGCGGGACCGCGAGCTGCGCCGCTACGACACCCTGATCATCGACGAGGCCCACGAGCGCAGCCTCAACATCGACTTCATCCTCGGCTACCTCAAGCAGCTGCTGCCGCGCCGGCCCGACCTCAAGGTGATCATCACCTCGGCGACGATCGACCCGGAGCGCTTCGCCGCCCACTTCGCCGACGCCGACGGCCGGCCGGCGCCGATCATCGAGGTCTCCGGGCGCACCTACCCGGTCGAGGTCCGCTACCGCCCGCTGAGCCCCGACCCCCGCGACGGGCAGGACGAGGGAGACGACGGCGACGACGGCAGAGGCGCCAGCGGCGAGGACGCCGAGGAGGTCGACCAGACCACCGGCATCTGCCGCGCGGTCGAGGAGCTGTGGACCGAGCCGGAGAGCGGCGGCCCGCGAGACGTGCTCGTCTTCCTCTCCGGGGAGCGCGAGATCCGCGACGCCGCCGACGCCCTCACCGGGATGAACCTGCCGGGCACCGAGGTGCTGCCGCTCTACGCCCGGCTCTCCTCGGCCGAGCAGCACCGGGTCTTCACCAGCCATCCCGGACGCCGGATCGTGCTGGCCACCAACGTCGCCGAGACCTCGCTCACCGTCCCGGGCATCCGCTACGTCATCGACACCGGCACCGCCCGGATCTCCCGCTACAGCCAGCGCACCAAGGTGCAGCGGCTGCCGATCGAGCGGATCTCGCAGGCCTCCGCCGCCCAGCGCGCCGGCCGCTGCGGGCGCCTGGCCGACGGCGTGTGCATCCGCCTCTACAGCGAGCGCGACCACGACAGCCGACCCGAGTTCACCGACCCGGAGATCCTGCGCACCAGCCTGGCCAGCGTCATCCTGCAGATGACCTCGCTCGGCCTCGGCGACGTCTCCCGCTTCCCCTTCGTCGAGCCCCCGGACGCCCGCCAGGTGGCCGACGGGGTCCGCCTGCTCGAGGAGCTGCACGCCCTCGAGGACCGGCGGCTGACCCGCACCGGTCGATCGCTGGCGCGGCTGCCGATCGACCCCCGGCTGGGCCGGATGCTCATCGAGGCGGACCGGCTCGGCTGCACCGCCGAGGTGCTCGTCATCGTCGCCGGCCTGTCCATCCAGGACCCCCGCGAGCGGCCCGCCGAGAAGCAGGCCCAGGCCGACCAGCAGCACGCCCGCTTCCGCCGGCCCGGCTCCGACTTCGCCTCCTGGTGGAGCCTGTGGACCTATCTGCGGGAGCGGCAGGACGAGCTCTCCGGCAGCGCCTTCCGCCGGGCCTGCACCCGCGAGTTCCTGCACTACCTGCGGATCCGCGAGTGGCAGGACCTGCACGCCCAGCTGCGGCGGGCGGCCAAGGAGCAGGGCCTCGACCCCGGCCGCCGGACCAGCGCGACGGGGGCGGAGCCGGACTGGGACACGGTGCACCGGGCGCTGCTGACCGGGCTGCTCAGCCACGTCGGGGTGCGTGACGCCGATCGTCGCGACTACCTTGGCGCCCGCGGCGCCCGCTTCTCCATCCAGCCCGGCTCCGGCCTCTTCCGCAAGCAGCCCGACGTCGTCATGGCCGGCGAGCTCGTCGAGACCACCCGGCTGTGGGCCCGGACCAACGCCGCCATCGACCCCCGCTGGGCCGAGGAGGCCGGCGCCCACCTCGTGCGGCGCAGCTACTCCGAGCCGCGCTGGTCGAAGAAGGCGGCCGCCGCGCAGGCCACCGAGCGGGTCACCCTCTACGGGGTGCCCCTGGTCGCCGGGCGCACCGTCGCCTACGGCCGGATCGACCCGGAGGTCAGCCGGGACCTCTTCATCCGGGAGGCTCTCGTCGGCGGCGACTGGGACACCGACCACGAGGTGCTCGCCCGCAACCGGCGCCTGGTGCGGCGGCTGTCCGAGCTCGAGGAGCGGGCCCGGCGCCGCGACCTGCTCGTCGACGAGGAGGACATCGTCGCCTTCTACGACGCCCGGGTCCCCGCCGAGGTGGTCTCCGGGCGTCACTTCGACAGCTGGTGGAAGACGGCCCGCGTCGAGACCCCCGACCTGCTCACCCTCACCGAGGCCGACCTCACCCGGGACGACGCGACCGCGATCAGCAGCGAGGACTACCCGCGCCGCTGGCGCCAGGGCGACCTCGACCTCGCCGTGACGTACCAGTTCGAGCCCGGGGCCGCCGCCGACGGGGTCTCGGTGCACGTGCCCGTCGGGATCCTCAACCAGGTCGACCCGGCCGGTTTCGACTGGCAGGTGCCCGGCCTGCGCGCCGAGGTGGTCACCGCGATGGTGCGGGCGCTGCCCAAGGCGCTGCGCCGCCACCTCGTGCCGGCGCCGGACCACGCCGCGGCCGCGGTCGCCGAGCTCGCTGGCACCGCCGACGACCTGCCGGCGGGGACCCCGCTGGTGCAGGCCCTGGCGCCCGTGCTGGCCCGGCGCGCCGGGGTGCCGGTGGGCCCGGAGGACATCGACCTGGAGCGGGTGCCGGACCACCTGCGGATCACCTTTGTCGTCGAGGACCACAAGCGCCGGGTGCTCGGCCAGGGCAAGGATCTCGAGGTGCTGCGCGAGCAGCTGGCCGGGCACCTGCAGCAGCGGATGTCCCGGGCCGGCTCCGACCTCGAGCGCAGCGGCCTGACCGGCTGGGACCTCGGCACGCTGCCGGAGACGGTCACCCAGCGCAGCGGACGGCACACCGTCATCGGCTACCCGACCCTCGTCGACGAGGGCGACAGCGTCGCGCTGCGGGTGGTCGCCGACCCCGCCGAGGCCGAGGCGGCCCGACGCACCGGGGTGCGCCGGCTGCTGCTGCTGGGCACCACGCCGCCGTGGAAGCGGGTGCTGGCCCGGCTGACCAACGCCCAGAAGCTGGCGCTCGCGGACAACCCGCACGGCTCGGTGCCGGCGCTGCTGGAGGACTGCCTGGCCGCCGCGGTGGACGACATCGTCGCGGCGCACGTCCCCGGGACCGTCCGTGACGCCGAGAGCTTCGAGACCGCGCTGGCCGCGGTGCGCACCCACGTCGCCCAGCGGGTGCTCACCGTCGTCGGCGAGGTCGAGCCGGTGCTCGCCCGGCACGCCGAGGTGCAGCGGATGCTCACCCGGGTCGACGTGCCCGACCTGCGGATGACCGTCGCCGACGTGCGCGCCCAGGTCGGGGGACTGGTCCGCCCCGGCTTCGTCGCCGACGTCGGCCTGGCCCGGCTGCCGGACCTGCGGCGCTACCTGCGGGCGGTGCTGGTGCGCCTGGAGCGGGCCGCCGAGGACCCCCGCCGGGACGCCCGCCAGCAGGAGGGCATCGACCAGGTGGAGGCCGCCTACGCCGACCTGCTGGACGCGCTGCCGCCGTTGCGCCGCGGCGCCGACGACGTCACCGCCATCGGGTGGATGATCGAGGAGCTGCGGGTCTCGCTCTTCGCCCAGGCCCTGGGCACGCCCGGCCCGGTCTCCGCCAAGCGGGTGCGCACCGCCATCGCCGCCGTGCGGGACGGGTGA
- a CDS encoding PAC2 family protein produces the protein MTDPRAFRDDAASSLYRFEVDADLARLQPGPMIVALDGFIDAGHTQRLLVDHLLDSGEPEVVASFDVDSLIDYRGRRPAMVFDATRYSPYDDPSLLLYRLHDRDGQTYYVLSGPEPDFRWEAVIAAVQQIMDRLGITLAVTAHGIPMAVPHTRPIGMTAHATDERLIDERKPVFGTVQVPAGLLSLLELRLGESDRDAVGFSIHVPHYLAQSPFHDAALTGLNAIVDVTGLSLPNDALADAAGENRAEIAREVGENAEIGEAVSALERQYDVHLRGLERPSLLVGESSELPSADELGAEFEDFLRTVDDPEA, from the coding sequence GTGACCGACCCCCGAGCCTTCCGCGACGACGCCGCGTCCAGCCTCTACCGCTTCGAGGTGGACGCCGATCTCGCCCGGCTGCAGCCCGGGCCGATGATCGTCGCCCTCGACGGCTTCATCGACGCCGGCCACACCCAGCGGCTGCTCGTCGACCACCTGCTGGACAGCGGTGAGCCCGAGGTGGTGGCCTCCTTCGACGTCGACTCCCTCATCGACTACCGCGGCCGCCGCCCGGCGATGGTCTTCGACGCCACCCGGTACAGCCCCTACGACGACCCGTCGCTGCTGCTCTACCGGCTGCACGACCGGGACGGCCAGACCTACTACGTGCTCAGCGGACCCGAGCCGGACTTCCGCTGGGAGGCGGTGATCGCCGCGGTGCAGCAGATCATGGACCGGCTCGGCATCACCCTGGCGGTCACCGCGCACGGCATCCCGATGGCGGTGCCGCACACCCGGCCGATCGGGATGACCGCGCACGCCACGGACGAGCGGCTCATCGACGAGCGCAAGCCGGTCTTCGGCACCGTGCAGGTGCCGGCCGGGCTGCTCTCGCTGCTCGAGCTCCGGCTGGGGGAGTCCGACCGCGACGCCGTCGGCTTCTCCATCCACGTGCCGCACTACCTGGCGCAGTCGCCCTTCCACGACGCGGCCCTGACCGGGCTCAACGCCATCGTCGACGTCACCGGGCTCAGCCTGCCCAACGACGCCCTGGCCGACGCCGCCGGCGAGAACCGGGCCGAGATCGCCCGGGAGGTCGGTGAGAACGCCGAGATCGGCGAGGCCGTCTCCGCCCTGGAGCGCCAGTACGACGTGCACCTGCGCGGTCTGGAGCGGCCCAGCCTGCTCGTCGGGGAGAGCAGCGAGCTGCCCTCGGCCGACGAGCTGGGCGCCGAGTTCGAGGACTTCCTGCGCACCGTCGATGACCCCGAGGCCTGA
- a CDS encoding DNA polymerase, whose protein sequence is MTTSQRLSPPVTFGGALVLGRDGAAALVDAEGGLLAAREDVAGHLAGAGRGGRWVVWTARSVSALLDGPAPTAALDRTWDLAEVHRLLHGGSAAEPGRVWAAAHDLDTAGLPVAPSGDLFDLLAEEPDADLLVLPDGHLRPSVLAWADTDERCAALARAGLQVARWQHAQVAERGRRALLTACSESAAAVLCVELERTGLPIDRPALDRLLTAAAGPEPRSVEDELSARQARDAPVLAAVPGAGRIDLRNPAGVRRLLSLAGVEVSSTRKWVLEAHREAHPVVPAILAWRKAERVATTYGWRWRREHVGADDRLRGAWSAADGAAGRMTAQAGLHNLPAELRPAVAAAPGHVLVRADLGQIEPRVLAAVASDGALAAATREPDLYAPVAERLGVERAVAKVAVLAAMYGQRSGSAGEALRGLERAYPVAMRALQAAAETGARGEPVRTFGGRTVRTDLSLGERVLRAQLGPGEAPREVEDGSGSRSAAADADQERWRDAARGRFARNAIIQGSAAELFKVWAVTARVGLRALDARIVLCLHDELIVHVPRQHAQAAVTVVEGSLQDAARWWVGDDAVRFVADLQVVQRWSDVD, encoded by the coding sequence GTGACGACGAGCCAGCGCCTCTCGCCGCCGGTGACCTTCGGCGGCGCGCTGGTGCTCGGCCGGGACGGTGCGGCCGCGCTCGTCGACGCCGAGGGAGGGCTCCTGGCCGCGCGGGAGGACGTGGCCGGCCATCTCGCCGGTGCGGGGCGCGGCGGCCGCTGGGTGGTGTGGACGGCGCGCTCGGTCTCCGCGCTGCTCGACGGGCCGGCACCGACGGCGGCGCTCGATCGCACCTGGGACCTCGCCGAGGTGCACCGGCTGCTGCACGGTGGCTCGGCGGCCGAGCCCGGCCGGGTCTGGGCCGCGGCGCACGACCTCGACACGGCCGGTCTGCCGGTCGCCCCGAGCGGCGATCTCTTCGACCTGCTCGCCGAGGAGCCGGACGCGGACCTGCTGGTTCTCCCGGACGGCCACCTGCGTCCGTCCGTCCTCGCCTGGGCGGACACCGACGAGAGGTGCGCGGCCCTGGCCCGGGCCGGCCTGCAGGTCGCTCGGTGGCAGCACGCCCAGGTCGCCGAGCGCGGCCGGCGGGCGCTGCTGACGGCCTGCTCGGAGTCGGCGGCCGCGGTGCTGTGCGTCGAGCTGGAGCGCACCGGGCTGCCGATCGACCGGCCTGCGCTGGACCGGCTGCTCACCGCAGCGGCCGGACCGGAGCCGCGGTCGGTGGAGGACGAGCTGTCCGCGCGGCAGGCCCGCGACGCGCCGGTGCTGGCGGCGGTGCCCGGTGCCGGGCGGATCGATCTGCGCAACCCGGCCGGGGTCCGTCGGCTGCTCTCGCTGGCCGGGGTGGAGGTGAGCAGCACCCGCAAGTGGGTGCTCGAGGCGCACCGCGAGGCCCATCCGGTGGTGCCGGCGATCCTCGCCTGGCGCAAGGCCGAGCGGGTGGCCACCACCTACGGGTGGCGCTGGCGGCGCGAGCACGTCGGCGCCGACGACCGGTTGCGCGGCGCGTGGAGCGCGGCCGACGGGGCGGCCGGCCGGATGACCGCCCAGGCCGGGCTGCACAACCTGCCCGCCGAGCTGCGTCCGGCGGTGGCGGCCGCGCCCGGTCACGTGCTGGTGCGGGCCGACCTCGGCCAGATCGAGCCGCGGGTGCTGGCGGCGGTCGCCAGCGACGGCGCCCTGGCCGCGGCCACCCGCGAGCCCGACCTCTACGCCCCGGTCGCCGAGCGGCTGGGCGTGGAGCGGGCGGTGGCGAAGGTGGCGGTGCTCGCCGCGATGTACGGCCAGCGCAGCGGCTCGGCGGGCGAGGCGCTGCGCGGGCTGGAGCGTGCCTACCCGGTGGCGATGCGCGCGCTGCAGGCGGCGGCGGAGACCGGCGCCCGGGGCGAGCCGGTACGCACCTTCGGCGGTCGGACCGTGCGCACCGACCTCTCCCTGGGCGAGCGGGTGCTGCGCGCCCAGCTCGGACCGGGCGAGGCGCCGCGCGAGGTCGAGGACGGCTCCGGCAGCCGGTCAGCGGCGGCGGACGCCGACCAGGAGCGCTGGCGGGACGCCGCCCGAGGCCGGTTCGCGCGGAACGCGATCATCCAGGGATCGGCGGCCGAGCTCTTCAAGGTGTGGGCGGTCACCGCACGGGTCGGCCTGCGCGCGCTGGACGCCCGGATCGTGCTGTGCCTGCACGACGAGCTCATCGTGCACGTCCCGCGGCAGCACGCGCAGGCCGCGGTGACGGTGGTGGAGGGCTCGCTGCAGGACGCGGCCCGCTGGTGGGTCGGCGACGACGCGGTCCGCTTCGTCGCCGACCTCCAGGTGGTGCAGCGCTGGTCGGACGTGGACTGA
- a CDS encoding EcsC family protein, with protein MGFISSMLGRDDEPTGEPEPRRSALEQADDPEQQKGLNGAAIKLVRQLLDTGIDGRGPFDPAATVADAALAKHSGDVEKAVDEVLRDHLRLAAANGFVTNLGGFVTLPVALPANVLGFYVLATRMAASVAALRGHDLADDRIRTAILLSLVGADAQEVLARAGMVAPTGRMTHLATQRLPGPALMVINKGVGFRLLASAGRSTFARFGRAIPVVGGAVGAGLDTWLMKQLADHVREEFPAAGEQVGALAPTDREAPGIEGSAAGPEQPGEHP; from the coding sequence GTGGGTTTCATCAGCTCGATGCTGGGCCGCGACGACGAGCCGACCGGCGAGCCGGAGCCGCGCCGCAGCGCCCTGGAGCAGGCCGACGACCCCGAGCAGCAGAAGGGGCTCAACGGCGCCGCGATCAAGCTGGTCCGACAGCTGCTCGACACCGGCATCGACGGCCGTGGCCCCTTCGACCCCGCAGCCACCGTGGCCGACGCCGCGCTCGCCAAGCACTCCGGCGACGTCGAGAAGGCGGTCGACGAGGTGCTGCGCGACCACCTGCGGCTGGCCGCCGCCAACGGCTTCGTCACCAACCTCGGCGGGTTCGTCACCCTGCCCGTGGCGCTGCCGGCCAACGTGCTCGGCTTCTACGTGCTGGCCACCCGGATGGCCGCCTCGGTGGCCGCGCTGCGCGGCCACGACCTCGCCGACGACCGGATCCGCACCGCGATCCTGCTCAGCCTCGTCGGCGCCGACGCCCAGGAGGTCCTGGCCCGGGCCGGCATGGTCGCCCCGACCGGGCGGATGACGCACCTGGCCACGCAGCGGCTCCCCGGTCCCGCGCTGATGGTGATCAACAAGGGGGTCGGCTTCCGGCTGCTCGCCAGCGCCGGCCGCTCCACCTTCGCCCGCTTCGGGCGGGCCATCCCGGTGGTCGGCGGAGCCGTCGGCGCCGGTCTCGACACCTGGCTGATGAAGCAGCTCGCCGACCACGTCCGCGAGGAGTTCCCCGCGGCCGGGGAGCAGGTCGGGGCCCTCGCCCCGACTGACCGCGAGGCGCCCGGCATCGAGGGGTCCGCCGCCGGCCCGGAGCAGCCGGGGGAACACCCCTGA
- a CDS encoding YkvA family protein yields MAARRRARAAATFAHAVGEASAPGSPSLWRRLRAVPRLVRAVRSGEYTGVSSARLMLLLAGVGYVVSPIDVVPEGLLLVLGLADDALVLGWVALTLVQETEAFLAWEQAVPSHVVR; encoded by the coding sequence ATGGCCGCTCGTCGCCGTGCCCGTGCCGCCGCCACCTTCGCCCACGCCGTCGGCGAGGCGTCCGCGCCGGGCTCGCCGAGCCTGTGGCGCCGGCTGCGGGCCGTGCCGCGCCTGGTGCGCGCAGTGCGCTCGGGGGAGTACACCGGGGTGTCCTCGGCCCGGCTGATGCTGCTGCTCGCCGGGGTGGGCTACGTGGTCTCCCCGATCGACGTCGTGCCCGAGGGGCTGCTGCTCGTGCTCGGTCTGGCCGACGACGCCCTCGTCCTCGGCTGGGTCGCGCTGACCCTGGTGCAGGAGACCGAGGCCTTCCTCGCCTGGGAGCAGGCGGTGCCCTCGCACGTCGTGCGCTGA
- a CDS encoding DUF4192 domain-containing protein, giving the protein MTAIVRARTPADLLVLLPYQLGYHPLRSVVVVMLHGRRLGLVQRLDLTRGEEISRAAADVLLDVAERERPDSVVVAGFEDHEGDSDDLRAAVVGEARRRGVRVAEHLVVRDGRWYAPDCDEACCPTGGEPLPAPDGVPGVAEYVRRGIAPLPSRDHVLESLVPIQEAESAAATAAALARRHDQPGWPSTVSTTRVWRTILDLDPAARPVTALPPEAVAVALASLRQIGWRDALLGVLCPGAVPTEALEQDAVSRAREAAAACPWVQAEPSPPASDQPADRGTGQPADRAAGDDLAMVLRHRLADLLRLTPEAESAPLLTVLAHVAWWQGDGTVAGACLDEALAVEPEHRLAGLMLRLLQHGLRPPGWSSGSTGPDEGG; this is encoded by the coding sequence ATGACCGCCATCGTTCGCGCCCGTACCCCCGCCGACCTGCTCGTGCTGCTGCCCTACCAGCTCGGCTACCACCCGCTGCGCTCCGTCGTGGTCGTCATGCTGCACGGCCGTCGGCTCGGCCTCGTGCAGCGCCTCGACCTCACCCGCGGCGAGGAGATCAGCCGGGCCGCCGCCGACGTCCTGCTCGACGTCGCCGAGCGGGAGCGGCCGGACTCGGTCGTCGTGGCCGGCTTCGAGGACCACGAGGGGGACTCCGACGACCTGCGCGCCGCGGTCGTGGGCGAGGCCCGACGACGCGGCGTCCGGGTCGCCGAGCACCTCGTCGTCCGCGACGGCCGGTGGTACGCCCCCGACTGCGACGAGGCCTGCTGCCCGACCGGTGGCGAGCCGCTGCCCGCCCCCGACGGGGTCCCGGGGGTGGCCGAGTACGTCCGTCGCGGGATCGCCCCGCTGCCCAGCCGCGACCACGTGCTCGAGAGCCTGGTCCCGATCCAGGAGGCGGAGTCCGCCGCAGCCACCGCCGCGGCCCTGGCCCGACGCCACGACCAGCCGGGCTGGCCGTCGACGGTCAGCACCACCCGGGTCTGGCGGACGATCCTCGACCTCGATCCGGCCGCGAGGCCGGTGACCGCGCTGCCGCCGGAGGCGGTGGCCGTCGCGCTGGCCTCGCTGCGCCAGATCGGCTGGCGGGACGCGCTGCTCGGCGTGCTCTGCCCCGGCGCGGTCCCCACCGAGGCCCTGGAGCAGGACGCGGTGTCTCGCGCCAGGGAGGCAGCCGCCGCCTGCCCGTGGGTCCAGGCCGAGCCGTCGCCGCCGGCGAGCGACCAGCCCGCCGACCGGGGGACGGGCCAGCCCGCCGACCGTGCGGCGGGCGACGACCTCGCCATGGTGCTGCGGCACCGGCTGGCCGACCTGCTCCGGCTGACCCCGGAGGCCGAGAGCGCGCCCCTGCTCACGGTGCTGGCGCACGTCGCCTGGTGGCAGGGAGACGGCACGGTGGCCGGTGCCTGCCTCGACGAGGCCCTCGCCGTGGAGCCGGAGCACCGGCTGGCCGGGCTCATGCTGCGGCTGCTGCAGCACGGGCTGCGACCACCGGGCTGGTCGAGCGGGTCGACCGGTCCCGACGAGGGCGGGTGA
- the metX gene encoding homoserine O-acetyltransferase MetX yields MSITHQPPATGAACWRDGDDPGDRLFAHLGELTLESGVRLPEVTLAYETWGRLSPSGDNAVLVEHALTGDSHVAGGVGPGHPTPGWWTDLVGPGLPLDTDRWFVVAPNVLGGCQGSTGPSSPAPDGRPWGSRFPQVTVRDQVAAEARLAEQLGLRRWRAVLGGSMGGMRSLEWVTSHPDRVQAALVLASTGYASAEQIGWSQAQILAIRNDPDFADGDYYGTGRSPEAGLAIARQIAHVTYRSELELHERFGRDEQPGGAGRRFAVESYLDHHGAKLAARFDANSYIALSEAMNSHDVGRGRGGLQAALAPFAGRLVVAPIDSDRLYPPRLSEEIVAASPSAELRPVRSLVGHDAFLTESDQVGRIIRDLLG; encoded by the coding sequence ATGAGCATCACCCACCAGCCACCGGCCACCGGCGCCGCCTGCTGGCGTGACGGCGACGACCCCGGCGACCGGCTCTTCGCCCACCTGGGGGAGCTGACGCTGGAGTCCGGGGTGCGGCTGCCCGAGGTGACCCTGGCCTACGAGACCTGGGGCCGGCTCTCGCCCTCCGGCGACAACGCGGTGCTCGTCGAGCACGCCCTCACCGGGGACAGCCACGTCGCCGGCGGCGTCGGTCCTGGCCACCCGACGCCGGGATGGTGGACCGACCTCGTCGGCCCCGGGCTGCCGCTGGACACCGACCGCTGGTTCGTCGTCGCCCCGAACGTCCTCGGCGGGTGCCAGGGCAGCACCGGACCCAGCTCGCCGGCGCCGGACGGCCGACCGTGGGGCAGCCGCTTCCCGCAGGTGACCGTCCGTGACCAGGTCGCCGCCGAGGCCCGCCTCGCCGAGCAGCTCGGCCTGCGACGGTGGCGCGCCGTGCTCGGCGGATCGATGGGCGGGATGCGCTCGCTGGAGTGGGTCACCAGCCACCCCGACCGGGTCCAGGCCGCTCTCGTGCTGGCCAGCACGGGGTACGCCAGCGCCGAGCAGATCGGCTGGTCGCAGGCGCAGATCCTGGCGATCCGCAACGATCCCGACTTCGCCGACGGCGACTACTACGGCACCGGTCGGTCCCCGGAGGCCGGGCTGGCGATCGCCCGCCAGATCGCGCACGTGACCTACCGCAGCGAGCTGGAGCTGCACGAGCGCTTCGGGCGGGACGAGCAGCCCGGGGGAGCGGGGCGGCGGTTCGCCGTGGAGAGCTACCTGGACCACCACGGCGCCAAGCTCGCGGCCCGCTTCGACGCCAACTCCTACATCGCGCTCTCCGAGGCGATGAACTCCCACGACGTCGGCCGCGGGCGCGGCGGGCTGCAGGCCGCGCTGGCCCCCTTCGCCGGCCGTCTGGTCGTCGCGCCGATCGACTCCGACCGGCTCTACCCGCCGCGGCTGTCCGAGGAGATCGTCGCGGCCAGCCCGAGCGCCGAGCTGCGTCCGGTGCGCTCGCTGGTCGGGCACGACGCCTTCCTCACCGAGAGCGACCAGGTGGGTCGGATCATCCGCGACCTCCTGGGGTGA
- a CDS encoding universal stress protein, with product MTVVVGYVSTNEGRAALDRALEECRLRGDNLVVIHSDRGGPSLSRESAQKSDSQLEELRGELAGSGVEVDVRGLVRGNEPAEDLIAVAEEVGAELIVIGLRRRTPVGKLILGSNAQRVLLDAPCAVLAVKATA from the coding sequence ATGACCGTCGTGGTGGGCTACGTCTCGACCAACGAGGGCCGGGCGGCCCTGGACCGCGCGCTCGAGGAGTGCCGGCTGCGCGGTGACAACCTCGTCGTCATCCACTCCGACCGCGGCGGCCCCTCGCTGTCCCGCGAGTCGGCGCAGAAGAGCGACAGCCAGCTCGAGGAGCTGCGCGGCGAGCTCGCCGGCAGCGGCGTCGAGGTGGACGTGCGCGGCCTCGTCCGCGGCAACGAGCCGGCCGAAGACCTCATCGCGGTGGCCGAGGAGGTCGGCGCCGAGCTGATCGTCATCGGTCTGCGCCGCCGTACCCCGGTGGGCAAGCTCATCCTCGGCTCCAACGCGCAGCGGGTGCTGCTGGACGCGCCGTGCGCCGTCCTGGCGGTCAAGGCGACCGCCTGA